In Candidatus Neomarinimicrobiota bacterium, a genomic segment contains:
- a CDS encoding sodium:solute symporter family protein, with protein MNSITFSSIDLFIIAGYFCLVIFLGIRAGKKKNDTAESYFLAGRRLTIPGFVATLVATWYGGILGIGEYSYQNGLSTWLIFGLPYYLFAAIFAVFLSKRIREGNSLTVPEMLYENFGKASGLFGGLLIFIISSPAAHVLMLGVLLNLLFGWSLGLSILIGALFSMAYVFSGGFHAIVATDKLQFVFMFFGFGLLLPFAINEYGGIEFLTSTLPSEHMTLSGGKSFSYIIVWFFIALWTIVDPSFHQRCAAAKNSSTARKGIFISIAFWFLFDLMTVSAGLYARAVLPGIEPLQAYPLLAELLLPPFIKGIFFIGLLSTIMSTIDSLALISGVTISKDIIGRLGKNVPLNIDIYYLRFGVIATFFIALTIAYFLPSVVGIWYTFGSLFIPALLIPVVTSYFPRFQLNGRSTFWLMLLSFTAAAIQLTLGYLNGSQAEPLYPFAIEPIFPGLALSSALYFLFLLKEHS; from the coding sequence TTGAATAGCATAACATTCAGCTCGATAGATCTGTTTATTATCGCCGGCTATTTCTGCTTAGTTATTTTTTTGGGGATTCGGGCCGGTAAAAAAAAGAACGATACTGCCGAAAGTTATTTTTTAGCCGGAAGACGGCTGACAATTCCCGGATTCGTTGCAACACTTGTGGCGACATGGTACGGGGGGATTCTCGGGATTGGTGAATATTCTTATCAAAACGGATTATCAACCTGGCTTATATTTGGGCTTCCATACTATCTTTTTGCTGCAATTTTTGCTGTTTTTCTATCCAAAAGAATACGCGAAGGTAATTCGCTCACAGTCCCTGAAATGCTTTACGAAAACTTTGGGAAAGCCTCCGGTTTATTCGGCGGTCTGCTGATTTTCATTATTTCCTCACCTGCTGCACACGTGCTGATGCTCGGTGTATTACTAAATCTACTGTTCGGGTGGAGTTTAGGTCTCTCTATTCTTATCGGCGCGCTGTTTTCAATGGCATACGTTTTTTCAGGCGGGTTTCACGCGATCGTTGCCACTGACAAACTCCAATTCGTTTTTATGTTTTTTGGGTTCGGTTTGTTGCTGCCGTTCGCTATTAATGAATATGGCGGAATAGAATTTTTGACCTCTACGCTTCCGTCAGAGCATATGACATTAAGTGGCGGCAAATCATTTTCCTATATTATTGTATGGTTTTTCATCGCACTCTGGACGATCGTTGACCCTTCTTTCCATCAGCGGTGCGCAGCGGCTAAAAACTCGTCAACAGCGCGAAAAGGAATTTTTATTTCTATAGCGTTTTGGTTCCTCTTCGATCTAATGACTGTTAGCGCGGGTCTCTATGCCAGAGCGGTTTTACCCGGTATTGAACCCTTACAAGCTTATCCTCTCCTGGCTGAACTTTTGTTACCCCCTTTTATAAAGGGCATATTCTTCATCGGTTTACTCTCAACAATAATGTCAACTATTGATAGTCTCGCCCTCATATCTGGAGTCACTATTAGCAAAGATATTATTGGTAGGCTCGGAAAAAATGTTCCACTCAATATTGATATTTATTATTTACGTTTTGGAGTTATAGCCACGTTTTTCATCGCTCTGACAATTGCGTATTTCCTGCCGAGTGTCGTTGGTATATGGTACACATTTGGAAGCCTGTTTATTCCCGCTTTGCTTATCCCTGTTGTGACGAGTTATTTCCCTCGTTTTCAATTGAATGGACGTTCCACATTCTGGCTTATGCTGCTCTCCTTTACAGCCGCTGCAATTCAACTGACCTTAGGTTATTTAAACGGCTCACAGGCAGAACCTTTATATCCCTTCGCTATTGAGCCTATCTTTCCGGGGCTTGCCCTATCATCCGCTCTATACTTTCTCTTTTTATTAAAGGAACATTCTTAA
- a CDS encoding thiamine diphosphokinase, with protein MTDKKISVIIANGDFTASERITGVLKSADRIICADGGANHLVSTGFTPDLIIGDMDSLLPVTQKKYNDIEFLKDTSEQTTDLMKAVDHEISIGIDRIIFLGVTGNRSDHTMASFSLLKIYAPIVEISILNTFAEVDYIRKSFTFESPIGRKISLMVMSGISSITSQGLKWELNGESYDFSPFGVSNEVMSSPVILDIEGDGAFLFRLFEMNDGSPLLE; from the coding sequence GTGACAGATAAAAAGATATCGGTTATTATCGCCAACGGAGATTTTACTGCCTCGGAAAGGATAACTGGTGTTCTTAAATCTGCCGATAGAATTATATGCGCTGACGGAGGCGCAAATCATTTAGTTTCAACAGGCTTCACTCCTGATTTGATTATAGGGGATATGGATTCTCTGCTCCCCGTTACTCAAAAAAAATATAATGACATCGAATTCTTAAAGGATACAAGCGAGCAAACTACCGACTTAATGAAAGCTGTAGACCATGAAATATCTATCGGTATAGACAGAATAATATTTTTAGGAGTAACGGGCAACAGGTCCGATCATACTATGGCGAGTTTCAGCTTGCTGAAGATATATGCGCCAATCGTTGAAATTTCCATACTCAATACTTTTGCTGAAGTTGATTATATTAGAAAATCATTCACATTTGAATCTCCAATAGGCAGAAAAATATCTCTGATGGTTATGAGCGGCATTTCATCAATAACATCTCAAGGATTGAAATGGGAACTTAACGGAGAATCGTATGATTTCAGCCCATTCGGAGTAAGTAACGAAGTAATGAGTTCACCGGTGATTTTAGACATTGAGGGAGATGGCGCGTTTTTATTCAGGCTATTCGAAATGAACGACGGATCGCCTTTACTTGAATAG